The genomic window TGGCCACTTCCTGCTGGTAAGGGCGCAACTCCATGGCTACTGAATAAAGGCCTTTATTCCCAGGGGGACGGCGATATCGGTAAGCACCTTAGAGATGGCATCCTTTAACGACCTGTTACCCCCCGAGCTGATATGAAACTTGGTGCGAACCATGCGGGTGATGGTAGCGGCGGCGAGCATCTGGAGGTCGATGCGCTCGGGATGCTCGTCCATGAGAGCGAGAAGCTTGACGCGCAGGATAGCGATCTCCTCATCTAAACCTTCAATCTCCCTTGCTTCGTCAAGCTGCAGTTTCTGGGCTTCGTCAAGAACCCGGCTGTAGAACCCGTGCTTCCGGGCGTTCTGGTTGCCCCTGGGCGCACCTCTCTGCTTCTTTTCTATCATGAATCACTTTGAGCATACCGTAGACGATTGTCTTAGCCGCCAGCTCGTAGTTACCTTTCCTGAGCGCTTTTTCGAGTAAAGACATAGCCGTTGGATATCATGATAGTACACATGCGTTGATTAAAAAAGAGGGTTTTGTCAGGGTCTGTTGACAAATACCTACCATGAATCTATCCTGTACGACAGATCCTACTCCAATATGCGAACTCGGGAAGCGGGGGTAAACGGATGACGGAAGCATAACCGGCTAGTAATCAATATTTTTGGGGGGAGGACAATGGCTATATTTGATAAGCTTTTCATAAAGAGCAAAGCGAAAACCACACCATTTATGAACGTAGAACATGACCACGAAAAAAATATATGGATCCCAATCTTAACCACTCAAAGAGAAATAATTCCGCGACATGATGCGATGTTATCCTTCAACGCATTGGGGGACCTTGCAATATTTGTTTTGCCGACACTGCAACTTCGCACGGTGCAAGGAACTTTTTTTCAGAAAACAAGTGAAAGCTCCCTTGTAGCAATATGCCGAATGATTCAAGGAAAAATAGATAATACATATATTGCACCATTTGCGTGTAGTGACGCACAGGAACAACATATCCAAAATATATTTCGTAAACATATGCACGGCAATATGTTTGATAAACATCTATCCGGCGAATTAGGATCAGCCAGTTGGAGAAAATTCGTAGTCAAACTGATAACGGATAATCTGAACAATATTGAAGAACCATCAATTAAGACAGAACTGAAAAGAGTCTTCTCAACTATTAATCCTTCTGTATCGGACATCACGACAACATTATTTAGCAATAGCGCAGATCAGGTGCCTGTATATGTATATACGAGCGAACAAAACGATATCATCCTAGATAAAGAATTAATGAGACGAGAAATAATAATCAGAAGGATGATTGCTGAGGAACGAAATACTGATTTGGTAAAAACAGGGATGGTAAAACAATGGGACAATGACCCAGCCCTGATAGAAGTAATCTCGCGTGCGGAAGCTGAATTAACTCTGAAATTCGAGCCTTTCTGGAAAAATGCATCGAAACTGATGCTTGACCGTCAAAAATTTGATTGCCACCCGGACACTCCACCATATATGTTTGTGCGACCAGAAGGAGCAGATGAGTGGAATTTGATTAGTCAACAAGAACAACAAGTATCTGGGTGTGTCATCAAATTGTGGAACGGTACTGATAGCTTTATGATAATTTTCAACATTGGCGAACAATCCGGTTGGTTGACAGAAGAATGCGTGAAGTCACCTGGAATAATAATATTCAATGATAATTATGGCATTAACACAATGCCGACCTATCTATTTATCGTATCAATAAGCTCTTTTGACGAACAAAATAATAAACAAGGAAGACCAATTATCCTGGACGATCTACCTGCGTCAGCGATTCCAAAAATAAATTTGAGAAATCTATCTGCCGAAACGCCTGAATTTTGGTGGAGTAAAGATGATAACGCATTAAAAGTCTTGTGGTTAGCCTGTCAAAATCTTTGTTCCCATACTGACTTAAATAGCAATACCGTAATTATAAGCGTAACAACCATAGCTAATACAGCACTTCTTTCAATAACAACGAACGTCAAATACGACATTGGCGCACCAAACGGATTTCTAATAGTAAAAGATGAGACAGAAATTAATGCAATACCTGTATATCCAAAAAATTATATCGAATTGCAAAAAGACGGCAGGGCTACATATAAAGAGTCCATGTTCATTAAAAACTATACCATTACGAATGATGGGCGAAGAAAACATTTCCCCGGTGCACTAAAACAGATATTTGGATCTGTCTATTCAGCGGCTTTGCAAGGAGTCCCTGAGACAATATACGCAACAAAAAATGCAGTTGAGGCCATGAGGCAGAATAACTTTATCAACGACAGATTCAATCTGGCACTTGGATTACGGAAGTTGCCTGCTAGGGCAAGTAACTCGAATGATTATGGAATTCTTACTTTTGTGGATGGCACTATAGAGATAATAGGAGTTGTAATGGAAACCGAAATAACCAACGCCAAAGAAGCAATGGATCAACTATTCGACCTCAAGGCCCCACCGATGCTTGACTACGAAATGCGGACCGTACCAATAAACGAGTATTGGCAATCCGACAAAAATGAAAAGGGAAAAATGAAGGAATTACCCTGGTCAGCAGTAATACCGGATAGAAAAGCCAATGATATATATTTATGCCATAAAAAAATAGGAGGCCAATTTCACATAGGCATACTAATCAATAAAAATGAGCCTGTATTGGTGAACATAGAAATGGACGAGAAAGCATGCAGCCAAATTGCAGGTGTAATTAGGGATATATGTAGAGACTATTTAAGTACAAATCCATTGCCTGAAAATTATGTTCATATATTGAATGAATTAATACAGAACATTAGATACAATAATAAGGGGCAGAAACCCGGAAAATCAGGCAAACTACTGCATATATAAATTCACATGTTTTAATAGCATTATGTAATGTGGTATAATAAAAGCAAGGTAACAAATGCCTTTGTTACTATACACAGTCTAGTGTAAAGGAGTGAAATGTATAAATTAAATGATGATCTTTCAAATAATCGTATCACTAGCATTAGTAATTCTGGAGATTATTAACATTCTGCTTAGATATTACAAAATAATTTAGTCTTTAACAATAATCTCGTCCATAATAGTGGCTATCATTAGCAATGATAGCCACTATTATTTTTAAATCAACCATTGGCGATAAATAAATTGAGAGATGCCATCCAATTCGTCACACTTGTCACACTCGTCACCCCCAGATACGAAATAAGGAGTGACGAGTCGGGTGACAAGGTAAAAGGCCAGAACAACCTGTCACCCCATTTATGTAGCCAAGGGTGACAAGGGTGACGAGGGTGACAAGTTGTCCGGGGATACGGAAGAGGGTGGGGATATACCGTATTGAACAGCTAAACGAATCGCTATCTCCTCATCCCAGATAACTATATGGCGGCCGTCCTTGGGTATGCGCCTTTTAACGAAACCGAGGCGTTTGGCGATCAGGCCGGATTTGATGGCCGACATTTCAGCGTCATCGTCAAGCTCTTTTACGCGCTGGGAAACTGCTGATCCGGTCAATACAGCACCCTCTTCGTGCAACTGGATGATGGCGGCCAGGACCCGGCCGTCGCCGCTTTCACGGCGCCGTGAATAAATAGACTCCTGCTGACCACGGATGAAAGAGGTAAGCATATCGGACAAATATGGATCGCTGCCCGCCAAGACCTTGAGCGGGATGAGGATCTCCTGGAGGCGGGGCTGGAGGCCAGGCTCCAGCATATCGTTGGAGAAATCGCAGCCTTTGAGCTTGAATAGATTATGTAAACGAAAGGTAAGCAATTTAGAGCGGAGGCCGTCGATCTCATCCTGGAAGGAAGGGGGAAGCACGCGGGGGATATCGCGGCGGGTAAGGGTGAGCATAGAAGCGGTCAGGCAACGGCTTTCGAGCGCTTCATCGGCGAAGCGGAAGCGGGTGGCGATGAGCTTGGGACCGAAGACCTGGTAGCCGCGGGGTCGCCATGCACCGTTGGATTTATCGGACCGCAGGACCGGGAAGCCCGGGCGATAGCCGTTGTTGAGGATCTTGACCATATCCGTCCAATGAGAGGAGTCTTTGAAGTCCGCCTCGTCCAGCACCAGGGTGCCGCGGTACTGGTCGAGGATGCGGAAGATGGGTGACGGGGTTGCTGCGCCGGAGGCGAAGATGGGCCGGAAGCAGACGGAGCCGACTACCTGCAGGAAGCGGGTCTTGCCGGAGCCCCAATCGCCCAGCACGCGCAGGTAGGGAAGAGAGGGGGCGAACTCGTACACCCAGGACAACAGGACATACAGGGCGGAGATGTCATCATAGGACAGGGGAAGCTCAAGGTACTTATTGATATAGGCTTTGATCTGCTGAAACAGCTCCTGCAGGTCGCAGTAGCGGGCAAAGTCGCTGGCAAAGTGTACTATGGAGCCGGCAAGAGAATCGGCGGGCGGGACGTGGACGAAATGCGGGGTGCGGTGCTCGCGGGTGGTGGATATGGCGCCCTTGCGCTTGATAATGAAGCAGCTGGAGCCGTCCTTGCGGACGACCAGCTCGCCGATGGTGTCGCCGCATATGAAGCCGGGGACAGGCGCGGAAGGCAATTTTTCGGCGACAGGTTTATCCCTGGTTGACTGCTTTTTCTGTTTTTTCGGCATGCGGCGCCTTCGCTCATGCCGGCTGCGGCTTAGTGGACACCGGAACGCCTTCAAGCATGGTTTCAAAGGCCTTCACAGGCACAAGTAGCCGGTGGCCACAACGGATGATTGGCAGCTGGCCGTTGTTGGCCATCTGGTAAGCCAGGGCGCGGCTGACCCCAAGCATGACGCCGGCCTGCTCAACGGTGATAGTCCTTCTTTCAACGTTCAATTAATGCTCCTATGCGTATTGATTTATATTGGACTGTATATTATAATCGTACATGTGTTCTAATTGTCCATATGGTTTTGTCAGGTCGCTGGGATTTACGTACTGTTCATTTTTAAAGCAGCTTCGAATTAATAAGGCCGGGGGCGATACAAATCGTATAAGGGGTGAGTAATGAGAGGTCATATCAAGCAAAGGTCAAAGGGGGCATGGAGCATCGTCATAGATATCGGAAAGGACCCGGCCACGGGGAAAAGGCGGCAGCAATGGTACACGGTGAAGGGGACGAAGAGGGAAGCGGAGAGCAAGATGCGGGAGCTTCTGGACAGCAAGGAAAAGGGCACCTTCGTGAAGCCGAACAAGCTAACGGTGGGTGATTGGCTGAACACCTGGCTGGAAGGATACGTGAAGACCAACTGCAGCCTGCGAACGTATGACGCTTATCAATCGATTGTGAAAAAACACCTTGCGCCGGGACTGGGGGAAATACCGCTCACCCAACTGAGGCCCCAGCAGATTCAGGATTATTACGCTGGGCTATATAAGGACGGCAAAGGCTTATCCGCAAGCTCGGTGCTGCATGTCCACCGCATCCTATTCCAGGCGCTTAAATACGGCATGAGGCAGGGTGTGCTGATGCAGAACGCGGCCGACCTGGCGGACCCGCCGCGCGTGAGGAAATCCGTGATGAGGACGCTCATACCGTCCGAGGTGGCCAGGCTTTTTGAATCAACCAAGGACAGCACGTGCTATCCTATATTCTTCACAGCCGTGAATACCGGGCTAAGGCAGGCGGAATTGCTGGGGCTGAGGTGGAGGGATATCGACCTGGAGCTGGCCTCGCTATCCGTAAACCAGGTGCTTTATAAAAGGCGCGGCGTTTGCATATTCAAAGAGCCTAAAAGCGAGCACAGCCGGCGCCGCCTGGACCTCTCCCCGTCGCTGGCGCTTTACCTGCGCAAATACCGGGCGCAACGGGAAGCGGAATACATTTTGACCGGTGCGCCATTGTCGGACGACGACCTGGTATTCAGCAAAACGGACGGGACGCCCGTGGATCCGTCCACGCTGACGCACCAGCTGGGTAAGGCGCTGATAAAAGCCGGGCTGCCGCATGTGAGATTTCACGATCTGCGGCACTCGTTCGCCAGCCTGATGCTTTTAGGCGGGGTCCACCCGAAGATAGTAAGCGAGATGCTGGGGCATGCCAGCGTGACACTGACCCTGGACACATACAGCCACGTGATAGGCGGACTGCAGAAAGCGGCAATGCGCCGGCTGGACGACATGCTTCAGGCGGAGATACGGGAAAATGAATCCGTTAGCAAACCGTTAGCAAAAATGAGGGGTTTGAATGGAGCCAGCGGTCAGAGTCGAACTGACGACCAGCTGTTTACGAAACAGCTGCTCTACCACTGAGCTACGCTGGCACGGAGCATAGTATACAGCGCAAAGACGATTGCGGGCAAGATCACCGCAAATGTATCATCTGTTCGCATCTTTCATGATATATCTGAACGTGCAGTGCTCGGCCTGTCCCACGTGGTGGCGATCGTGCAGCACCAGCTTGACGTCCGGATTATAGCCGTCCAGAATTGCGTAGTCGGCATACTTGCAATAGATCTTGCTGTACTCCCTTACGCCGAGCTCCCTCGAGCCGTTCCAGAATGTGCACTCGCCGGCTTTGACCACCAGGTCATCGTTGTCCAGGTCGGGGTGCGGGTCGAAATTGGAGCTATCGATATCGCTGTATATCAGCCAGTTCTTGAGCGTGAGCGGCTGCCCCTGGTCTTTAACTATGGTTGCTATACGCCTTCCCCTGGCCCTGCCGAAATCATCTATGGCCTTTTTCAGCAGCGCCTCGCCCTTCTCCTGGCCGAGCTCCTGTATCACGGCCCTGGCTACGAATCCGAAAAGCGCCCCGCCCAATCCAAATCCCGGTATCAGGTACTTGGCCGCCGCGGCCTTCTTATCCAGCACGTCGGCCATGTAGTCCCAATCGAATCCCTGCTTCCTTTCACGTTC from Dehalococcoidia bacterium includes these protein-coding regions:
- a CDS encoding helix-turn-helix domain-containing protein, producing the protein MNVERRTITVEQAGVMLGVSRALAYQMANNGQLPIIRCGHRLLVPVKAFETMLEGVPVSTKPQPA
- a CDS encoding L-2-amino-thiazoline-4-carboxylic acid hydrolase produces the protein MGDLERERKQGFDWDYMADVLDKKAAAAKYLIPGFGLGGALFGFVARAVIQELGQEKGEALLKKAIDDFGRARGRRIATIVKDQGQPLTLKNWLIYSDIDSSNFDPHPDLDNDDLVVKAGECTFWNGSRELGVREYSKIYCKYADYAILDGYNPDVKLVLHDRHHVGQAEHCTFRYIMKDANR